From a single Georhizobium profundi genomic region:
- a CDS encoding beta-ketoacyl-ACP synthase III, whose product MIRTVVRGVGCALPKRIMQNRDFENVVETSDEWIVQRTGIRQRHIAGEGETTASLGEAAARAALDNAGLTPDDIDLIILATSTPDNTFPATAVNIQARLGMTHGAAFDVQAVCTGFVYALTTADLYIKGGMARRALVIGAETFSRLLDWNDRTTCVLFGDGAGALVVEAAEGEGTVADRGILTTHLRSDGSHKEKLYVDGGPSTTGTVGHLRMEGREVFKHAVGMITDVIEASYESTGLSSDDLDWFVPHQANVRIIDASARKLGIAPEKVVITVDRHGNTSAASIPLALATAAADGRIKKGDLVLLEAMGGGFTWGAVLVRW is encoded by the coding sequence ATGATCAGAACAGTCGTCCGGGGCGTTGGTTGTGCATTGCCCAAGCGCATCATGCAGAACCGTGATTTCGAAAATGTGGTCGAGACCAGCGACGAGTGGATCGTCCAGCGCACCGGCATCCGCCAGCGTCACATCGCAGGCGAGGGCGAAACGACGGCATCGCTCGGTGAAGCGGCCGCACGGGCTGCGCTCGACAATGCGGGGCTGACACCCGACGACATCGACCTGATCATCCTGGCCACCTCGACACCGGACAACACGTTCCCTGCGACGGCCGTCAACATCCAGGCACGCCTTGGCATGACGCATGGCGCAGCCTTCGACGTTCAGGCCGTCTGCACGGGCTTCGTCTATGCGCTCACGACAGCCGATCTCTACATCAAAGGCGGGATGGCCCGCCGCGCTCTCGTTATCGGCGCTGAAACCTTCTCGCGCCTGCTGGACTGGAACGATCGCACAACTTGCGTGCTCTTCGGGGATGGCGCCGGCGCGCTGGTGGTCGAGGCCGCGGAAGGCGAGGGCACGGTTGCCGATCGCGGCATTCTGACGACCCACCTGCGCTCCGACGGCTCCCACAAGGAAAAGCTCTATGTCGACGGTGGACCGTCCACCACCGGCACCGTCGGCCATCTGCGTATGGAGGGCCGCGAGGTCTTCAAGCATGCAGTCGGCATGATCACCGATGTCATCGAGGCTTCCTACGAATCCACCGGCCTGTCCTCGGACGATCTCGACTGGTTCGTTCCCCATCAGGCCAATGTGCGGATCATCGACGCGTCGGCCAGGAAACTCGGCATCGCGCCGGAAAAGGTCGTCATCACCGTCGATCGTCACGGCAACACGTCTGCCGCCTCCATCCCGCTGGCGCTGGCGACGGCTGCAGCCGATGGCCGCATCAAGAAGGGCGATCTCGTCCTGCTCGAGGCCATGGGCGGCGGCTTCACCTGGGGTGCCGTCCTCGTTCGCTGGTGA
- a CDS encoding MerR family transcriptional regulator translates to MEKSPDAFRTISEVADDLDLPQHVLRFWETRFTQIKPMKRGGGRRYYRPDDIELLKGIRHLLYDQGYTIKGVQKLLKQNGPKFVIAVGNGDVASMEALTAEAATNAPSIEAAEPDQVIGRPKVPTGRRFFGFGGEGDKAAAIDSAALSKENKALLQEALYDLLECKRLLDQVR, encoded by the coding sequence ATGGAAAAAAGTCCAGACGCGTTTCGCACGATCAGCGAGGTCGCAGACGACCTTGATCTGCCCCAGCACGTCCTGCGGTTCTGGGAAACCCGGTTCACCCAGATCAAGCCGATGAAGCGTGGCGGCGGGCGGCGCTATTACCGGCCCGACGATATCGAGCTTCTCAAGGGCATCCGCCATCTGCTCTACGATCAGGGCTACACCATCAAGGGTGTGCAGAAGCTTCTGAAGCAGAACGGCCCGAAATTCGTAATCGCTGTCGGCAATGGCGATGTCGCGTCGATGGAAGCGTTGACTGCCGAAGCGGCAACCAATGCGCCGAGCATCGAGGCCGCCGAACCGGATCAGGTCATCGGCCGCCCCAAAGTGCCGACAGGTCGCCGATTCTTCGGCTTCGGCGGCGAGGGCGACAAGGCTGCCGCGATCGACAGCGCTGCGCTGTCGAAGGAAAACAAGGCGCTGCTGCAGGAGGCGCTGTACGATCTCTTGGAATGCAAACGCCTTCTGGACCAGGTTCGGTAA
- a CDS encoding integration host factor subunit alpha produces MSGKTITRADLAESVFRKVGLSRTESAALVEMVIEEVCNAIVRGETVKLSSFATFQVRDKNERVGRNPKTGEEVPISPRRVMTFKASNVLKQRVLKTHRVRQTGQKIASTA; encoded by the coding sequence ATGAGCGGAAAAACGATTACCAGAGCTGACCTGGCCGAGTCCGTATTCCGCAAGGTGGGCCTTTCCAGAACCGAATCTGCCGCCTTGGTCGAGATGGTCATCGAAGAAGTCTGCAACGCCATCGTGCGGGGGGAGACTGTCAAGCTGTCGTCCTTCGCGACGTTCCAGGTTCGTGACAAGAACGAGCGCGTCGGTCGAAATCCCAAGACGGGCGAGGAAGTGCCGATCTCGCCGCGCCGCGTCATGACCTTCAAGGCTTCGAACGTACTGAAGCAGCGCGTGTTGAAGACCCACCGCGTCCGCCAGACCGGACAGAAGATCGCTTCCACCGCCTGA
- a CDS encoding antibiotic biosynthesis monooxygenase family protein, which yields MFIAMNRFKVKSGSETAFEDIWKNRSSSLADVPGFKEFHLLRGPVHEDEGYTLFASHTVWASEAAFKDWTKSEAFRQAHRNAGDTKAEYLGPPQFEGFTIVEGA from the coding sequence AACCGCTTCAAGGTGAAGTCCGGGTCGGAAACGGCGTTCGAGGATATCTGGAAGAATCGCAGTTCGTCGCTCGCAGACGTGCCGGGCTTCAAGGAGTTCCATCTTCTACGCGGGCCGGTCCATGAGGATGAGGGCTACACGCTTTTCGCCTCGCACACGGTCTGGGCGTCGGAAGCGGCGTTCAAGGACTGGACAAAATCCGAAGCGTTCCGTCAGGCACATCGCAATGCCGGCGACACGAAAGCCGAGTATCTCGGCCCACCGCAATTTGAGGGTTTTACAATCGTCGAGGGGGCATGA